One window of Amyelois transitella isolate CPQ chromosome 7, ilAmyTran1.1, whole genome shotgun sequence genomic DNA carries:
- the LOC132901940 gene encoding lipoamide acyltransferase component of branched-chain alpha-keto acid dehydrogenase complex, mitochondrial-like: protein MGSKFQRGITSGMIPPFSLSQRYDVTELHKYLLSWKILEEHERGTLLLAIIIKAISLSLSKFPVLNSILFYEDYYTIKSNHDIRLVTCVENANTMRKKNIAPVIKEVNKCSVFNIGQQITNLSQSSHLDSHYMGTFSILDLTKSKVGVCMRPVIFSPQIATGALSGIEMVSQPNEQTRAYITASWSVDYRFIDEFELAEFSNSVKYFLESPLSLIVQV, encoded by the exons aTGGGATCCAAGTTTCAACGTGGGATAACATCGGGA atgATTCCTCCCTTCTCTTTGAGCCAAAGGTATGACGTAACAGAGCTACACAAATACTTACTTTCGTGGAAAATACTAGAAGAACACGAACGAGGGACTTTGCTATTGGCAATAATCATAAAAGCTATTTCTCTGAGCCTCAGTAAATTTCCAGTGTTGAACAGTATCCTGTTCTATGAAGACTATTacacaataaaaagtaatcatGACATTAGACTTGTCACATGCGTCGAAAATGCAAACACGATGAGGAAAAAAAACATCGCACCCGTGATCAAG GAAGTAAACAAGTGTTCAGTTTTTAACATAGGACAACAAATCACCAATCTGTCACAAAGTAGTCACTTAGACTCTCATTATATGGgaacattttcaattttggaTTTAACAAAA AGTAAAGTAGGAGTTTGCATGAGGCCTGTAATATTTTCACCACAAATCGCAACGGGAGCACTGAGTGGAATTGAG ATGGTGTCTCAGCCCAATGAGCAGACGAGAGCGTACATCACTGCGAGCTGGTCAGTAGACTATCGATTTATTGATGAATTCGAATTGGCGGAATTCTCAAATTctgtgaaatattttctagAATCCCCCCTATCATTGATTGTTCAAGTTTAA
- the LOC106131523 gene encoding m-AAA protease-interacting protein 1, mitochondrial: MASVVRVLGKRYWPAQIETLVKYRSCGPGLNRTTPLHSISLGQSQSSSVSFDQFLIKFRQLEPKRNQHNDEKLLQPVSKQSYDLMNGFPKTFFFKRKRDPNKKRVPKLILVQNPFTWIMIKIDFCVLRHVWDPSFQENEFKFGTKQAISRVTDVISKGQYGELNGLLTKAARLSLLRELERNWSDRQRSLLALSRNDIQISSPRKVYFIRIADKKYCDVDMAFLALKWVPINTIDALIFTEIFARFHREYTPHCIPEWTIAYFKVTRFEVLRQKS, from the exons ATGGCAAGCGTGGTAAGAGTACTGGGTAAACGTTACTGGCCAGCTCAAATAGAAACGCTGGTAAAGTATCGTAGTTGTGGCCCGGGATTGAACAGAACGACCCCATTGCATTCCATTTCCCTTGGACAGTCACAGTCATCGTCTGTATCATTCGACCAGTTCTTGATCAAGTTTCGGCAATTGGAACCAAAGAGAAATCAACACAACGATGAAAAGTTACTGCAACCAGTGTCAAAGCAATCGTATGACCTTATGAATGGTTTTCccaaaacttttttctttaaaagaaAACGAGATCCTAATAAGAAACGGGTCCCTAAACTTATATTAGTCCAAAATCCATTTACATggattatgataaaaattgaCTTCTGCGTTTTACGCCACGTATGGGATCCTAGTTTTCaagaaaatgaatttaaatttggaacaaaacag GCAATTTCCCGTGTCACGGATGTAATAAGCAAAGGTCAATATGGCGAGCTAAATGGCTTATTAACAAAAGCCGCTCGCCTAAGCTTGTTGAGAGAGTTGGAACGCAACTGGAGTGATCGACAAAGGTCGCTGTTGGCTCTGAGCCGAAACGATATTCAGATATCCTCGCCAAGGAAAGTATACTTCATCAGAATCGCAG ataaaaaatactgcGACGTGGACATGGCCTTTCTTGCTTTAAAATGGGTCCCTATCAACACAATAGATGCTTTAATATTTACCGAAATATTTGCAAGATTTCACCGCGAGTATACTCCGCACTGCATACCTGAATGGACCATAGCTTACTTTAAAGTCACGAGATTTGAAGTGTTACGTCAAAAATCCTAG